A DNA window from Corynebacterium ciconiae DSM 44920 contains the following coding sequences:
- a CDS encoding Rv3654c family TadE-like protein, which yields MWRDDRGHATILLVAMIALLCSILAGMATLGSGIIARHHAQLAADMAAVAGAYGHSEGHDGCGVAAKVAQDNAAELSSCTLHDADIVVETTVRGKEATARAGPL from the coding sequence ATGTGGCGAGATGATCGGGGCCACGCCACCATCCTGCTCGTGGCTATGATCGCTCTGCTGTGCAGCATCTTGGCGGGCATGGCCACCCTCGGTAGCGGGATCATCGCCCGGCATCACGCCCAGCTCGCCGCCGATATGGCAGCGGTTGCAGGGGCCTATGGTCACAGCGAAGGCCACGATGGCTGCGGGGTGGCCGCTAAGGTAGCGCAAGACAATGCTGCCGAGCTCAGCTCCTGCACTCTTCACGATGCCGACATCGTGGTGGAAACCACTGTGCGCGGGAAGGAAGCGACGGCGCGTGCTGGGCCGCTCTAG
- a CDS encoding DUF4244 domain-containing protein, whose product MNTIYHLIQARLAQLHREEEGMSTIEYAMGSLAAAALAGVLFLVINSGAVSDAIESIITDALSNSPS is encoded by the coding sequence ATGAACACCATCTATCACCTCATCCAGGCTCGTCTCGCCCAGCTGCACCGTGAAGAGGAGGGGATGAGCACCATCGAATACGCTATGGGCAGTCTTGCTGCCGCCGCGCTCGCCGGGGTTCTCTTTCTCGTCATCAATTCCGGAGCGGTGTCAGATGCCATCGAATCCATCATCACCGATGCGCTATCCAACTCGCCGAGCTAG
- a CDS encoding type II secretion system F family protein, giving the protein MTFLLLALALLAYPQPTARARLATASNVQTRRPRDDPVASPHERAADIELLAACISGGMSHAAAVSAVASVAVAADRQLWDTVAALLRLGCSAEKSWQPLLGHSVLAPVAELAVMSSRGGTSIASGLDRIAASVRHTAETSQRATAERAGVIIAIPLAVCFLPAFLILGLVPIIVDIASTIF; this is encoded by the coding sequence ATGACCTTCCTTCTCCTTGCCCTTGCCCTTCTGGCCTATCCCCAGCCCACGGCCCGCGCCCGGCTGGCCACGGCGTCCAACGTCCAAACCCGCCGGCCCCGCGATGATCCAGTGGCCAGTCCGCATGAACGCGCCGCAGACATTGAATTACTCGCGGCATGCATCAGCGGCGGGATGTCCCATGCCGCCGCCGTGAGCGCCGTGGCCAGCGTGGCCGTAGCGGCCGATCGGCAGCTCTGGGACACCGTGGCAGCCCTGCTTCGACTGGGCTGCAGTGCCGAGAAGTCTTGGCAGCCACTGCTAGGCCACAGCGTGCTCGCTCCCGTCGCCGAACTGGCGGTGATGAGCAGCCGCGGCGGCACCTCCATTGCCAGTGGGCTCGACAGGATTGCCGCCTCGGTGCGGCACACAGCAGAAACCTCACAGCGTGCCACCGCTGAGCGCGCCGGGGTGATCATCGCCATCCCGCTGGCTGTGTGCTTCCTACCGGCGTTTCTCATCTTGGGACTCGTTCCCATCATCGTTGATATTGCCAGCACTATTTTCTAG
- a CDS encoding type II secretion system F family protein: MITAPPLTLLALAGAVLCATGARPARRIYHRATARRGGTPWVIGVMLAATAIVLLRAVTLSIAALMAAATIGYVLRDMHRRRRRQRAAAAAGQCAGVCAASIRAGASLQHALATAADAVSSTPITHPLAAAVNRIRSGRSPAPALIGATEAPELTRIGALWQLSEHHGIGLASLLERTQQQLDQAQRHDSSVQAALQGPMATAVILSLLPALGVGLGSLMGAAPLAFLSGTSLGGVLLLVGTALICGGVLWTYSIINKARGCPSS, from the coding sequence ATGATCACCGCGCCGCCATTAACCCTGCTCGCTCTCGCCGGGGCGGTGCTGTGTGCCACCGGTGCACGCCCAGCCAGACGCATCTACCATCGCGCTACGGCACGACGCGGCGGTACCCCGTGGGTCATCGGTGTGATGCTTGCGGCCACCGCCATCGTCCTGCTCCGGGCAGTCACACTCAGCATCGCCGCGCTTATGGCCGCGGCAACCATCGGCTATGTGCTGCGGGATATGCATCGTCGACGCCGCCGACAGCGCGCAGCCGCCGCAGCTGGACAGTGCGCTGGAGTGTGTGCAGCAAGCATCCGTGCCGGAGCGAGCCTGCAACACGCCCTCGCCACCGCTGCCGACGCTGTGTCCTCAACTCCAATCACGCATCCACTCGCAGCGGCCGTCAACCGCATCCGCAGCGGCCGCAGCCCAGCCCCAGCGTTGATAGGTGCCACCGAGGCGCCAGAACTCACGCGGATCGGAGCGCTGTGGCAGCTCAGCGAACACCACGGTATCGGGCTGGCGAGCCTTTTAGAGCGCACTCAGCAGCAACTCGACCAGGCACAGCGCCATGACAGCTCCGTGCAGGCGGCACTGCAGGGACCCATGGCCACCGCCGTGATCCTCAGCTTGCTGCCGGCGCTCGGGGTGGGACTCGGCAGCCTCATGGGAGCCGCGCCACTGGCCTTTCTCAGTGGCACCTCCCTCGGCGGGGTGTTGCTGCTCGTGGGAACCGCTCTCATCTGCGGCGGCGTTCTGTGGACGTACTCGATCATCAACAAAGCACGGGGGTGCCCCTCATCATGA
- a CDS encoding TadA family conjugal transfer-associated ATPase, which produces MNTEHILDAVHAKLAESDHPNPDAAMIADLIRHEAGVISDRDVFALLQKLRHDSTGVGILEGLCSLEGITDVVVNGVDQIYFDRGQGMEKAQLSFDSEEHIRALATRLAVACGRRLDDAQPFADGKLRRPDGSSIRVHALLDPPSDSGPLLSLRMLRSAATNLEQLTQRGTMPEEVSVFLSAMVAARKSFVVVGGTGSGKTTMLSALLAKADPRERIICIEDTAELSPAHPHVVNLVSVGANAEGRGEITLAHLLRQALRMRPDRIVVGEIRGAEIVDLLAALNTGHEGGAGTIHANSLSEVPARMEALATLGGMSREALHTQLTAAVEVIIGMRRTATGRIVSQIGLVRSDPVTIEVIWDARTSGSQGLAIAERWQR; this is translated from the coding sequence ATGAATACCGAGCACATTCTGGACGCCGTCCACGCCAAGCTGGCCGAATCTGATCACCCCAACCCAGACGCCGCTATGATCGCCGATCTCATCCGCCACGAAGCGGGAGTGATCTCCGATCGAGACGTGTTTGCCCTGCTGCAGAAGTTGCGCCACGACTCCACTGGAGTTGGCATCCTCGAAGGGCTGTGCAGCCTCGAGGGGATCACAGATGTGGTGGTCAACGGGGTGGATCAGATCTACTTCGATCGAGGCCAGGGAATGGAGAAAGCACAGCTGAGCTTCGACTCCGAAGAACACATCCGGGCGCTGGCGACGCGGCTAGCGGTGGCCTGCGGTCGGCGCCTCGACGATGCCCAACCCTTCGCCGATGGAAAACTGCGCCGCCCCGACGGCAGCTCCATCAGGGTGCATGCGCTGCTCGATCCGCCGAGCGATAGTGGCCCGCTATTGAGCTTAAGAATGTTGCGCTCTGCAGCCACCAACCTTGAACAGTTGACACAACGCGGCACTATGCCAGAGGAAGTCTCCGTATTTCTTTCCGCGATGGTGGCGGCACGGAAATCCTTTGTGGTGGTCGGCGGGACCGGATCGGGCAAAACCACCATGCTCTCGGCGCTACTTGCTAAGGCCGATCCCCGCGAACGCATCATCTGCATCGAAGACACAGCAGAGCTATCGCCGGCTCACCCGCACGTGGTGAACCTCGTGAGTGTGGGGGCCAATGCCGAAGGGCGAGGAGAGATCACCCTTGCTCATCTGCTGCGACAAGCCTTAAGGATGCGGCCCGATCGCATCGTGGTGGGCGAGATTCGCGGCGCCGAGATTGTGGATCTTCTCGCCGCGCTCAACACCGGGCACGAAGGTGGGGCGGGCACCATTCACGCTAACTCGCTCAGTGAGGTTCCCGCCCGCATGGAGGCGCTCGCCACCCTCGGTGGAATGTCACGAGAGGCATTGCACACCCAGCTCACCGCTGCGGTGGAGGTGATCATCGGGATGCGGCGCACCGCCACCGGGCGCATCGTGAGCCAGATCGGGCTGGTGCGCTCTGACCCAGTGACGATCGAAGTGATCTGGGATGCGCGCACCTCCGGCTCACAGGGCTTGGCCATCGCCGAGAGGTGGCAGCGATGA
- the ssd gene encoding septum site-determining protein Ssd encodes MSSTRDQAHAPVVIAVFDPLVHPEAIHIAAATARQVVEVSTAEELARHHHSAFAIVVDEEGAQFLLERPQPRREKVFLIAADQTPVNFELAMKIHAEQAYALPAEAAGLLTDLGRAVRTEEGLVVGVTGCTGGCGVSTFAAALGVQLSELAPTTVVGTDPSGGMDLLLGVEDEPGPRWDELDFSQGSLGAADVREVLPTAAASCVSSSRDRFDAAPLTTETILGALRSLREEGYTVVDLPRADALDPDIVAYLDHLVVIVPREVRAVCAISAQLSELRRSHVPLSFVTVARTWASLSAAEVETVAGITISAEFRFTTAVAKQLEQGGLRGRCPRVLGRAVADICTDLEQAHPMGQQW; translated from the coding sequence ATGAGCAGCACCCGTGATCAGGCCCACGCCCCCGTTGTTATCGCAGTCTTCGACCCTCTCGTCCACCCAGAGGCGATTCACATCGCCGCCGCCACTGCGCGTCAGGTGGTGGAGGTTTCTACCGCCGAGGAACTGGCGCGCCACCATCATTCCGCTTTTGCCATCGTGGTGGACGAGGAAGGCGCGCAGTTCTTGCTGGAGCGGCCACAGCCGCGCCGAGAAAAAGTCTTTCTCATCGCCGCAGATCAGACGCCGGTGAACTTTGAGCTGGCCATGAAGATCCACGCCGAGCAGGCCTATGCTTTGCCGGCCGAGGCAGCAGGCCTACTCACTGATCTCGGGCGGGCCGTGCGCACCGAAGAAGGGCTGGTGGTGGGAGTTACTGGCTGCACCGGCGGCTGCGGGGTGAGTACCTTTGCCGCGGCGCTGGGCGTGCAGCTGTCAGAACTCGCCCCCACCACGGTGGTGGGTACAGACCCCAGCGGGGGAATGGACCTGCTACTCGGGGTGGAGGACGAGCCAGGGCCACGATGGGATGAACTGGATTTTAGCCAGGGCAGCCTCGGCGCCGCCGATGTGCGTGAGGTGCTGCCTACCGCCGCAGCGAGCTGTGTGAGCAGCAGCAGGGATCGTTTTGATGCCGCCCCGCTTACTACCGAGACCATTTTGGGTGCGCTGCGCAGCCTACGAGAAGAGGGCTACACGGTGGTGGATTTGCCCCGGGCTGATGCCCTCGATCCAGACATTGTGGCCTATCTTGACCATCTCGTGGTGATCGTGCCCCGAGAAGTGCGTGCGGTGTGTGCGATCAGTGCCCAACTGTCTGAATTGCGTCGCAGTCACGTGCCGTTGAGCTTTGTCACCGTCGCCCGCACCTGGGCCTCCTTAAGTGCTGCAGAGGTGGAGACCGTTGCTGGGATCACCATCAGCGCGGAATTTCGCTTCACCACTGCAGTGGCTAAACAACTCGAGCAGGGCGGGCTGCGCGGCCGATGCCCGCGCGTGCTGGGGCGGGCCGTAGCGGATATCTGCACCGATCTCGAGCAGGCCCATCCTATGGGACAGCAGTGGTGA
- a CDS encoding DoxX family protein has product MILVPTWWIAPAFLAAVLLVDAILSLRPPAFIAECLRSVHFPEDWWWVLIVVKLLAAVGLIAGIWIPGLAAAATAGVIAYFSCAIWAHIRAGATGMAFRVNCLGMWVLSCVTMVCVLV; this is encoded by the coding sequence ATGATTCTCGTCCCCACTTGGTGGATCGCACCAGCGTTTCTCGCAGCCGTGTTGCTTGTCGACGCCATCCTTTCGCTCCGGCCACCCGCATTCATCGCGGAGTGCCTTCGGAGTGTGCATTTCCCCGAGGACTGGTGGTGGGTGCTCATCGTGGTGAAGCTCCTCGCGGCGGTCGGATTGATCGCAGGTATCTGGATTCCCGGTCTCGCGGCTGCTGCCACCGCTGGAGTGATCGCCTATTTCAGTTGCGCCATCTGGGCGCATATCCGCGCCGGGGCCACCGGCATGGCGTTCAGGGTGAATTGCTTAGGCATGTGGGTGCTCTCCTGCGTGACCATGGTGTGTGTGCTGGTCTAA
- a CDS encoding TetR/AcrR family transcriptional regulator codes for MATPRREAKQATRLCVRNAARHLFHQRGFQRTTVRDIAQHAGVSVGSVMAAGDKEALLVEVFDELIDEHQRALEADSPVVGTSCLDAACAAVQPFVDLFHSHRELGQAYASILVSGRHSSAVFTDLATRLVAVFEAQLREYTELDAITAHHRAVALHAAYVGMVFMWSAAPDDPPPSLTAQIRPVFAGIICP; via the coding sequence ATGGCTACCCCACGCCGCGAAGCCAAACAGGCCACTCGGCTCTGTGTCCGTAACGCCGCCCGGCATCTGTTTCACCAGCGCGGATTTCAGCGCACCACCGTTCGCGATATTGCCCAACACGCGGGGGTGAGCGTGGGCTCGGTGATGGCCGCCGGTGATAAGGAAGCACTACTCGTTGAGGTATTCGACGAGCTCATCGACGAGCATCAGCGTGCCCTCGAGGCCGATTCCCCAGTAGTCGGTACATCCTGTCTTGATGCCGCCTGCGCCGCAGTGCAGCCCTTCGTGGATCTTTTCCACAGCCACCGCGAGCTCGGCCAAGCGTATGCCTCCATCCTCGTCAGCGGCCGGCACAGCTCTGCCGTGTTCACCGATCTCGCCACCCGCCTCGTGGCTGTCTTCGAGGCACAGTTGCGCGAGTACACCGAGCTAGATGCCATCACCGCCCACCACCGTGCGGTCGCCTTACATGCCGCTTATGTGGGCATGGTGTTCATGTGGTCCGCTGCACCTGATGATCCGCCCCCATCACTGACTGCCCAGATCCGACCCGTTTTTGCGGGCATCATCTGCCCCTGA
- a CDS encoding HAD family hydrolase — MTSPQHQEAPIAAFFDLDKTIIATSSAFAFGRTLVSHGMLSTKDALALVLAETGYMISGHSQAQMDDTKDQLTQMVAGLKIEDLQHTIDHTLLHRVVPTIFAEARELIDTHHARGHDVIIISASVKELVDPIARELGADRTITTQLEVVDGTYTGELELYCRGETKAAEITDLARSLGYDLSQCYGYSDSATDIPMLEAVGHPYAVNPDRALKKHALRSNWPVLNFKNPVPLLSSPSKKDLGIGGAVAAALALGVGSWWLSTHWGELRSS; from the coding sequence ATGACCTCACCACAGCACCAGGAAGCACCGATCGCTGCCTTTTTTGATCTCGACAAAACAATCATCGCCACCTCCTCGGCCTTCGCCTTCGGCCGCACGCTCGTCTCTCACGGAATGCTGAGCACCAAAGACGCCCTCGCGCTCGTGCTCGCCGAAACGGGCTACATGATTTCCGGCCACTCCCAAGCGCAGATGGATGACACCAAAGACCAGCTCACACAGATGGTCGCGGGACTAAAGATCGAGGATCTGCAGCACACCATCGATCACACTCTGCTCCACCGCGTGGTGCCCACAATTTTCGCCGAGGCCCGCGAACTCATCGACACCCACCATGCCCGCGGCCACGACGTGATCATCATTTCCGCCTCGGTGAAGGAACTGGTCGATCCCATCGCTCGCGAACTCGGGGCAGATCGCACCATCACCACCCAGCTCGAGGTGGTCGACGGCACCTACACCGGCGAGCTCGAGCTGTACTGCCGCGGCGAAACCAAAGCCGCCGAAATCACAGACCTCGCCCGCAGCCTGGGCTATGACCTCTCCCAGTGCTACGGCTACTCCGACTCCGCCACGGACATCCCCATGCTCGAGGCAGTGGGGCATCCCTATGCCGTCAACCCCGACCGCGCATTAAAAAAGCACGCCCTGCGCTCTAACTGGCCGGTACTCAACTTCAAAAACCCAGTTCCACTACTATCCAGCCCTTCTAAAAAAGACCTTGGCATCGGCGGCGCTGTGGCCGCGGCCCTCGCCCTCGGGGTGGGAAGCTGGTGGCTCAGCACCCACTGGGGCGAGTTACGCTCCAGCTAG
- a CDS encoding phage holin family protein yields the protein MYSEGAHAFSPKVNSIPLSDADTRGPGEGSIGNLVSDATAQMSNLFRAEVELAKAEVAQEAKKGAIGGGLFGVAGTVALYSSFFFFFFLAELLSTWLSRWAAFLIVFIIMVVLAAALALFGWRKVKTIGKPEKTVQSVNDLKTLVPGKATKNLEKREQDGMYT from the coding sequence ATGTACAGCGAAGGGGCACATGCTTTTTCGCCGAAGGTTAACTCGATTCCCCTCAGCGACGCCGACACCCGCGGCCCCGGCGAGGGCTCCATCGGTAACCTCGTGAGCGACGCCACTGCGCAGATGTCCAATCTTTTCCGCGCCGAGGTCGAGCTGGCAAAGGCCGAGGTTGCTCAGGAAGCCAAGAAGGGAGCCATCGGTGGTGGCCTCTTCGGCGTGGCCGGCACGGTCGCCCTCTACTCGTCCTTCTTCTTTTTCTTCTTCCTCGCCGAGCTGCTGTCCACCTGGCTGTCGCGCTGGGCGGCCTTCCTCATCGTCTTCATCATCATGGTGGTTCTGGCCGCTGCCCTGGCCCTCTTTGGCTGGCGCAAGGTGAAGACCATCGGCAAGCCCGAGAAGACGGTGCAGTCGGTTAATGATCTCAAGACCCTTGTCCCGGGCAAGGCCACCAAGAACCTCGAGAAGCGCGAACAGGACGGGATGTACACCTAA
- a CDS encoding alpha/beta fold hydrolase, whose product MSRRPLLQRLIPPRWRREHAEDEAASSPTIPSAVALEGDYEHEWIHTRGIRLHAATAGDPHDPLIVFVHGALGGWFDYRHILPTVAAAGFHCVAIDMRGFGMSDKPPSDYDLRTLAGDVYGVIHATGHQDALVVGHAAGGAVGWALAIHHPEAMRGLVSIAASHPTDLRRATFSYPWLFGTPIIRHAGALMPSRVHGLVTTPQSTARVNLVANTAEGFHATSAGRTELQLRTVAYSIANTSQARAKVARIELAPVPLRWMTAPVNLPVLLIQDSSTPWEKLAERAAKRVTSTTKVVHIPHTKNIPHLEAPASVSSVLVSFARSL is encoded by the coding sequence GTGTCTCGTCGTCCGCTGCTTCAGCGACTGATCCCACCGCGCTGGCGGCGCGAGCACGCCGAGGATGAGGCTGCCTCCTCCCCCACGATCCCCAGTGCAGTGGCCCTCGAAGGCGACTATGAGCACGAGTGGATCCACACCCGTGGCATTCGTCTTCATGCCGCCACCGCCGGCGATCCCCATGATCCGCTCATCGTGTTTGTGCACGGCGCGCTCGGCGGCTGGTTCGATTACCGCCACATCCTTCCCACCGTCGCGGCCGCCGGCTTTCATTGTGTCGCTATCGATATGCGCGGTTTCGGCATGTCAGACAAGCCGCCCAGCGATTATGATCTGCGCACGCTCGCCGGCGATGTCTATGGTGTCATCCACGCAACGGGCCATCAGGACGCGCTCGTGGTGGGCCATGCCGCCGGCGGCGCGGTGGGCTGGGCCCTCGCTATTCACCACCCAGAGGCCATGCGGGGTTTGGTCTCGATCGCCGCTTCCCATCCCACGGATCTGCGGCGCGCCACCTTCAGTTATCCGTGGCTGTTTGGCACTCCCATCATCCGCCACGCCGGCGCGTTGATGCCCTCCCGTGTGCATGGGCTTGTAACCACCCCGCAATCCACGGCGCGGGTCAACTTGGTTGCCAACACCGCCGAGGGCTTTCACGCCACCTCAGCGGGAAGGACGGAGCTGCAGCTGCGCACGGTGGCCTATAGCATCGCTAATACTTCCCAGGCGCGGGCCAAGGTGGCGCGGATCGAGCTTGCCCCGGTGCCGCTGCGGTGGATGACAGCCCCGGTGAATCTTCCCGTACTGCTCATCCAGGATTCCTCTACTCCCTGGGAGAAGCTGGCCGAGCGAGCCGCCAAGCGCGTCACCTCCACAACCAAGGTGGTGCACATTCCGCACACCAAGAACATTCCGCACCTTGAGGCCCCTGCGAGCGTCAGTTCCGTGCTCGTCTCTTTCGCCCGTTCGCTCTAA
- a CDS encoding MarP family serine protease: MDPSVIVDAIVVFLLLFALVDGWRHGIVGSMFSFIGVAAGLVIGFALAPLAMQQTASNQLRVVIAVTVLVIAACIGYFIGGTAGASLREKVTHPQARRVDSFAGAVFQVLVVLIVAWLLAIPLAEGNSRLAKGVRNSTVLQQVDTHSPRALAALTDKLRVLLNDSGMPMITSPFQNPRPEQVQAPRIEVADVEMVERVRPSVVHIIGEAPQCQRRLMGSGFVVAPDRIMTNAHVVAGTNEVDLDTVVGYHTARVVYYNPVIDIAILATDGLGLDPLPWTEAPAQSGDDAVVMGFPESGPFEAAPARIIDSLLINSPTIYADQRVDREVYTVRGTIREGNSGGPLLSDDGHVMGVVFGAAADDTDTGYALTRAEVDKHVADAEALDGPVDTGACVLG; encoded by the coding sequence ATGGATCCCAGCGTGATAGTGGACGCCATCGTGGTGTTCCTCTTGCTCTTTGCGCTTGTCGACGGGTGGCGCCACGGCATCGTGGGCTCGATGTTTTCCTTCATTGGTGTGGCCGCCGGGCTCGTCATCGGCTTCGCCCTCGCCCCGCTGGCCATGCAGCAAACCGCAAGCAACCAGCTGCGTGTGGTGATCGCGGTGACGGTGCTGGTGATCGCCGCCTGTATCGGCTACTTCATCGGTGGTACCGCAGGGGCCTCGTTGCGGGAGAAGGTGACCCACCCGCAGGCGCGCCGGGTAGATTCCTTCGCCGGCGCTGTCTTCCAGGTGCTGGTGGTGCTCATCGTGGCATGGCTGCTGGCGATCCCGCTGGCAGAGGGCAACTCGCGGCTGGCGAAGGGGGTGCGTAACTCCACGGTGCTGCAACAAGTGGATACCCACTCCCCGCGCGCATTGGCGGCGCTCACCGACAAGCTGCGGGTGCTGCTGAATGATTCGGGCATGCCCATGATCACCTCGCCCTTCCAAAACCCCCGCCCAGAGCAGGTGCAGGCGCCTCGCATCGAGGTTGCCGATGTGGAAATGGTGGAACGGGTACGCCCCTCGGTGGTGCACATCATCGGCGAAGCCCCTCAATGCCAGCGGCGGCTCATGGGCTCTGGTTTCGTGGTGGCCCCAGATCGAATTATGACGAATGCCCACGTGGTGGCCGGAACTAACGAAGTGGATCTGGATACCGTCGTGGGCTATCACACCGCGCGAGTCGTGTACTACAACCCCGTGATCGACATAGCGATTCTCGCCACCGATGGTTTAGGGCTGGATCCGCTGCCTTGGACAGAGGCGCCCGCCCAGAGCGGCGATGATGCCGTGGTGATGGGCTTTCCCGAGTCCGGCCCCTTCGAAGCCGCTCCGGCCCGTATCATCGACTCTTTGCTCATTAACAGCCCCACCATCTATGCCGACCAGCGCGTAGATCGCGAGGTCTACACCGTGCGCGGAACCATCCGGGAGGGCAACTCCGGCGGTCCGCTGCTGAGCGATGACGGCCACGTGATGGGAGTGGTCTTTGGCGCGGCTGCCGATGACACCGACACCGGCTATGCCCTCACTCGCGCCGAAGTGGACAAGCACGTGGCCGATGCGGAAGCGCTCGACGGGCCAGTAGACACCGGAGCCTGCGTTCTCGGCTAG
- a CDS encoding NUDIX hydrolase: MFSDSPGANTRLRPEAAPVWLQPLVRAVDGGHVHRALSDRARYAGPQRDRQAAVLMLIDGPSQPPQLPPSASVLLTHRSPRMRNHSGQIAFPGGRVDPSDVNAVDCALREAHEETGLNRAAVTPLAQMEEVHVRRTGYPVYPVIAYQHAPAEVSAVSLEETDDVFRAPIAELVEPDNRLMVGHGSWRGPAFRCRGYIVWGFTGGILSAALAQAGWARPWAQDRVYDLRATLAASRNNERHF; this comes from the coding sequence ATGTTCTCTGATTCCCCTGGGGCGAATACCCGCCTGCGTCCTGAGGCGGCGCCGGTGTGGCTGCAGCCGCTGGTTCGCGCGGTGGATGGCGGGCATGTGCATCGGGCGTTGTCCGATCGAGCCCGGTATGCCGGCCCCCAACGGGATCGACAGGCCGCGGTGCTCATGCTTATCGACGGCCCCTCCCAGCCCCCTCAGCTTCCGCCGAGCGCTAGCGTGCTGCTTACACACCGCTCGCCGCGGATGCGCAACCACTCCGGCCAGATTGCCTTCCCCGGCGGCCGCGTGGATCCCAGCGATGTCAACGCGGTGGACTGTGCGCTGCGCGAAGCTCACGAGGAGACGGGCTTAAACCGGGCAGCGGTGACCCCCTTGGCCCAAATGGAGGAAGTGCATGTGCGCCGCACTGGCTATCCGGTATATCCGGTGATCGCCTATCAGCACGCCCCCGCCGAGGTCTCAGCGGTGAGTCTTGAGGAGACCGACGATGTCTTCCGCGCCCCCATCGCAGAGCTCGTTGAGCCGGATAATCGGCTCATGGTGGGTCATGGTTCCTGGCGCGGCCCAGCATTTAGGTGTCGTGGCTACATTGTGTGGGGCTTCACGGGCGGTATCCTGAGTGCAGCTTTAGCCCAGGCCGGTTGGGCTCGGCCGTGGGCGCAGGATCGCGTGTACGATTTGCGCGCCACCTTGGCCGCGTCGCGTAACAATGAACGCCACTTCTAG
- a CDS encoding TlpA family protein disulfide reductase has product MRSHLRWFAGFVVVSIILIAVIVAQQLRSSDTQPPQGSDQHHDQSTADTPAPSPAAGTRPDCPEAQLGVELPCLGARTTGEASPLVLVNVWAWWCGPCREELPVIEQYAARHPEVTVVGVHADRDAGRGAALLDDLGIDLPSFQDADGAAAEAWSLPPVVPVTVVLRDGEVDRILPQPFSSVEELEEAV; this is encoded by the coding sequence ATGCGCTCGCATCTGCGTTGGTTTGCAGGGTTCGTTGTGGTCTCCATCATTCTTATTGCGGTGATCGTGGCACAGCAGCTCCGTAGCTCCGACACACAGCCGCCTCAGGGCAGCGATCAGCATCACGATCAGAGCACTGCCGATACACCCGCCCCTTCCCCGGCTGCAGGGACTCGCCCAGACTGCCCCGAGGCACAGCTCGGCGTGGAGTTGCCCTGCCTGGGTGCTCGAACCACCGGCGAGGCCTCGCCGCTGGTGCTGGTGAATGTGTGGGCGTGGTGGTGTGGCCCCTGCCGCGAGGAGCTGCCGGTGATCGAGCAGTACGCGGCGCGACACCCAGAGGTGACCGTGGTGGGAGTGCACGCTGATCGCGACGCAGGCCGCGGAGCCGCCCTGCTTGATGATCTCGGGATCGATCTGCCCAGTTTCCAGGATGCGGACGGCGCTGCCGCCGAAGCATGGTCGCTGCCGCCGGTGGTGCCGGTGACGGTGGTGCTGCGCGATGGTGAGGTGGACCGGATTTTGCCGCAGCCCTTCTCCTCGGTGGAGGAATTGGAGGAGGCAGTGTGA